From Micromonospora auratinigra:
GTCGCTGCTGCGTACGGTGACGCCGGAGAGCAGCGGCTTCTGCTCGGCGACGAAGCGCTCGTACGCCCGGCCGATCTCGGCCAGGTCCCAGGCGCGGCGGACCACGCCCATCGCGCCGGGGGTGCCGGCGTGGTGCGCGGCGGTGAACCGCTCGTAGTGCACGCCCGCTTCGTCGAGCAGGACGTCGACGTCCTCGCCGGGGCGGGTGGCCACCCAGGTGCAGTCGTCGAGCGTGCCGTAGCCGAGGAAGGTCAGGTTGGCGGCGAGCCGTTGCCGGTCCCGTCGGGAGGCGGGGGTCTCCAGCACCAGCAGATCGAAGCGCCCGTCCCAGCTGTGCCGGCCGGTGCGGTAGATCCGGGCGGCCGCCTCGTCGAGTCGCCGGGCGGCCTTGGGTGTGATCGAATACCCCGGCCCGGAGACGAGCCGGAGGGGTTCGAGCCAGCCCTGGCGGACCATCCGGGAGACGGCGGTACGCACCGCCGGAGGCGCGATCCCGAGTGGTGCCAGGAGCTTGACCAGGGCGGCGACCGGTGCGCGTCCACCTCGGGCCCGGAGGTGGTCGCCGTACAGGTCGAAGAGTGCCGACCGTGCCTGCATGACCGCACATTGTGACAGGCCTATCCAAGATAAGCTAGATGCTGTTACATCAATGCTGCTTCGGTTTGGGTCCGGCGGTGTTCATCAGGGAAAATCGTTGGTGAAGACCTCCGTGCTGTTTGCGGGTGGTCGTGGCGAAGTGGCTGTGGGGCAACCCACCGACCCTGGTGTAGGTCTGAGGGGAGACAACATGGCGGCGATGAAGCCGCGGACGGGCGACGGTCCGCTGGAGGTCACCAAGGAGGGCCGGGGCATCGTCATGCGGGTCCCGCTGGAGGGTGGTGGCCGGCTCGTCGTCGAGATGACTCCCGACGAGGCCACCGCGCTGGGTGACGCGCTGAAGGCGGCCGCCGGCTGATCGAGGAACGGTCCGCGCGGCGGCTGTCGCGCGTACGGTTCGTCCATCCCTGAGCCACCGGCACTGCCGGTGGCTCAGGGTCTTCACTGCCCGTGGCAGTGGCGAATTGCCCTGCTTCGAGAACTATTCGGAGGTGCGGTCCAGCGTGCTGGCCATCCGTCTGGTGGGCGGGCCCGAGCGGCCCGACACCCTCGTCCTGCCCGTACGTCCGCCCGGGCCGGACGCGTCGGCCGAACTGGTCCCCACCGACGTCGCGCCCGCCGACGGGCTGCGTGCCGAGGCGACCGCGCTGCTCCCGGTCGCCCGGCTGACCGGCGAGGCCGGTGAGGTGCGGGAGCAGCTGCGTCCGGGCGGTACGCCGGCCCGGCTGGTGCTGCTCGGGGTCGGCGCGGGCGACGAGCCG
This genomic window contains:
- a CDS encoding PaaX family transcriptional regulator; this encodes MQARSALFDLYGDHLRARGGRAPVAALVKLLAPLGIAPPAVRTAVSRMVRQGWLEPLRLVSGPGYSITPKAARRLDEAAARIYRTGRHSWDGRFDLLVLETPASRRDRQRLAANLTFLGYGTLDDCTWVATRPGEDVDVLLDEAGVHYERFTAAHHAGTPGAMGVVRRAWDLAEIGRAYERFVAEQKPLLSGVTVRSSDEEAYAARFALVHAWRTFLFRDPQLPPALLPERWPGTSAASFFDRHAARLRPAADRYVEQCLDASNRLVRQKGR
- a CDS encoding DUF3117 domain-containing protein, whose product is MAAMKPRTGDGPLEVTKEGRGIVMRVPLEGGGRLVVEMTPDEATALGDALKAAAG